In Plutella xylostella chromosome 3, ilPluXylo3.1, whole genome shotgun sequence, the following proteins share a genomic window:
- the LOC105388157 gene encoding enoyl-[acyl-carrier-protein] reductase, mitochondrial, which translates to MALLPLRRLFTNNLKKYGALTPLRNLTSKQLVYSEFGEPLNVVKFKEVEIPKLGPQDVLVRMLAAPINPADINTIQGKYPVKVNLPSIGGNEGVGIVEETGNDVQGISPGNKVIVIKPVQGTWRNLGTFHKDVLHVVPDELGDVEAATLSVNPCTAYRMLTDFVPVRESGLVVIQNGGNSACGQAVTQLCKAWGIQNVSIVRDRPEIAQLKEYLQCMGATYVLTEEELRKTTIFRNKEIDRPSLALNCVGGKSSLEVLRQLQHSGKMVTYGGMSRDPVSIPTASFIFKNLSFHGYWMTAWNEKAKPEEKKQMLSELISLMCENKLKGPLHTKVKFEEYEEAIVNTLAPKGFLGSRSPLLPTLPSIPGDEGVGEVVEVGSLVNRVEPGERVVIVSRNLGTWRHYGVFSETHLHVISPNLPLAEASMLAIAPRTAYRMLKDYRHLEPRQSVIQTGANSAVGQCVIQLCKLWGINTFNIVASHVGYDEVKKYLLKLGATEVYTLEEAEELTSFDTSISRPVLGLNCLGGRYEDVMLRLMEKCGSLVYYGSAYCAPFSKQFLRNDLSFHRFHIAEYDAIACKIDQGIMMNYLISMMVIGKIVAPLYKSLELNKYTHAFRNSKDCEAFSTTNYVFDLTMPA; encoded by the exons ATGGCTCTTCTACCATTACGACGACTTTTCACGaataacctaaaaaaatatggagcTTTAACGCCGCTGCGAAATTTGACTTCGAAACAGTTGGTTTACTCTGAATTTGGAGAACCTCTCAACGTGGTAAAGTTCAAAGAAGTCGAGATACCAAAGCTTGGCCCTCAGGATGTGCTAGTCCGTATGCTTGCAGCCCCGATCAACCCAGCTGACATTAATACTATTCAAG GAAAATACCCAGTTAAAGTTAACCTGCCATCCATAGGAGGAAACGAGGGTGTAGGTATTGTGGAAGAGACTGGCAATGATGTGCAGGGTATAAGTCCAGGAAACAAAGTGATTGTCATCAAACCAGTCCAGGGAACATGGAGGAACTTGGGAACATTTCACAAAGATGTCCTCCATGTGGTCCCGGATGAACTCGGTGACGTGGAGGCAGCCACTTTATCAGTCAACCCGTGTACTGCCTACAGGATGCTTACAGATTTTGTACCTGTCCGCGAGTCAGGCTTAGTTGTCATACAGAATGGAGGCAATAGCGCCTGTGGACAGGCTGTCACTCAACTGTGCAAGGCTTGGGGAATCCAAAATGTAAGCATTGTAAGAGACAGACCAGAAATAGCACAACTTAAAGAGTACTTACAATGTATGGGAGCAACTTATGTCTTAACCGAAGAAGAGTTACGCAAAACAACTATATTCAGGAACAAGGAAATTGATCGTCCATCTCTGGCTCTTAATTGTGTGGGAGGGAAGAGTTCCCTGGAGGTGCTCCGGCAATTACAACATTCTGGAAAAATGGTCACCTACGGTGGCATGTCCCGAGACCCAGTCAGCATACCAACTGcttcttttattttcaaaaacctGTCTTTCCATGGATATTGGATGACAGCTTGGAATGAAAAAGCTAAACCTGAGGAAAAGAAACAAATGTTGTCTGAACTGATAAGTTTAATGTGTGAAAATAAACTGAAAGGACCACTGCATACTAAAGTTAAGTTTGAAGAATATGAAGAAGCAATTGTTAATACTTTAGCCCCAAAAGGATTTTTGGGca GCAGAAGTCCCCTGCTCCCCACCCTGCCTTCCATCCCCGGGGACGAGGGCGTCGGCGAAGTGGTGGAAGTCGGCAGTCTAGTGAACAGGGTGGAGCCGGGCGAGCGCGTCGTCATCGTGTCCCGGAACCTCGGCACCTGGCGCCACTACGGCGTGTTCTCCGAGACCCACCTCCACGTCATCTCCCCCAACCTCCCCCTCGCTGAGGCCTCCATGCTGGCCATCGCCCCCCGCACCGCCTACCGCATGCTCAAAGACTACAGACACCTCGAACCACGGCAGTCCGTCATACAGACCGGCGCCAACAGTGCCGTCGGCCAGTGCGTCATCCAGCTATGCAAGCTCTGGGGCATAAACACCTTCAACATTGTGGCTAGCCACGTCGGGTATGACGAGGTGAAGAAATACCTTCTGAAACTCGGTGCCACTGAAGTGTATACCCTGGAGGAAGCCGAGGAACTGACGTCGTTCGACACTTCTATTTCCAGACCAGTGTTAGGATTGAATTGTCTCGGCGGGAGATACGAGGATGTCATGCTGCGGCTTATGGAGAAGTGTGGCAGCCTCGTCTACTATGGAAGTGCCTATTGCGCACCATTCTCAAAGCAATTCCTCAGGAATGACCTATCGTTTCATAGATTTCACATAGCCGAATACGATGCTATCGCATGCAAAATTGATCAGGGTATTATGATGAATTATCTCATCTCGATGATGGTCATCGGGAAAATAGTGGCACCGTTGTACAAGTCACTAGAATTGAATAAGTATACACATGCATTCAGGAACTCTAAAGATTGTGAAGCCTTTTCAACGACGAACTATGTATTTGACCTCACTATGCCCGCGTAA
- the LOC105388180 gene encoding uncharacterized protein LOC105388180: MYQKSESKTRSSWSKCGDGKCRYSHIYENHRLSISKQDNDSRGISFLDRDDAPYKSFSIPRGDSSSDVLSAKDVTSTTPHGRVDRLPSALFGSRQTSVNLHQVKGDVGTRLLSMVRARQQASERHVQQLQLPSEDSEDEVMAELCPHGWTRETERSVSRSRASRMSSKRDMDIPSLMAFTASVPSKLPTHLEIPAFQRAKSPAQEAPPRWSIRRSLCPVCSQKWKDRSSVNIVKSSGLKRNLSSEFSSVIAPARLRTYVSKEYVPRSNFAAVHEESGTFHSAGAAWQLSRARKLHAPNLGPPPATEAPAAAAPLARKDLDDRVHRFLANLQQDEKMK, encoded by the exons ATGTATCAAAAATCTGAAAGTAAAACCAG ATCGTCATGGAGTAAATGCGGAGATGGGAAATGTCGATACTCACATATCTACGAAAATCATCGGTTATCTAT ATCAAAACAGGACAATGATTCAAGAGGCATCTCCTTCCTCGACCGTGACGATGCTCCTTACAAGTCATTCTCAATACCCCGAGGTGACTCATCATCAGATGTACTGTCAGCTAAAGATGTCACCAGCACCACGCCACATGGTAGAGTGGACCGTTTACCATCAGCCTTATTTGGCAGTCGACA GACATCAGTGAACCTTCATCAAGTCAAGGGTGACGTCGGCACCAGACTGCTGAGCATGGTCCGCGCCCGCCAGCAGGCCAGCGAGCGGCACGTGCAGCAGCTGCAGCTGCCTTCTGAGGACAGTGAGGATGA AGTGATGGCTGAGCTATGCCCTCACGGCTGGACCCGTGAGACGGAGCGCAGCGTCTCCCGCTCCCGAGCCTCGCGGATGTCCAGCAAGCGAGACATGGACATCCCGTCCCTGATGGCGTTCACCGCATCCGTTCCCTCCAAGTTACCC ACTCACCTAGAGATCCCAGCGTTCCAGCGTGCCAAAAGTCCCGCGCAGGAGGCGCCTCCCCGCTGGTCCATCCGGCGCTCCCTGTGCCCCGTGTGTTCACAGAAGTGGAAGGATAGGAGCTCTGTCAACATCGTCAAGAGTTCCG GTCTCAAGAGGAACTTATCATCTGAGTTTTCATCGGTTATTGCGCCGGCGCGGCTCAGAACTTACGTCAGTAAAGAATA TGTTCCGCGTTCAAACTTTGCAGCCGTTCACGAAGAATCTGGAACATTCCACAGTGCGGGCGCTGCGTGGCAGTTGTCGCGAGCGCGCAAGCTCCATGCACCCAATCTGGGTCCCCCGCCGGCGACCGAAGCCCCCGCTGCCGCTGCACCCCTCGCCAGGAAGGACCTGGATGACAGGGTGCACAGGTTCTTGGCCAATTTGCAGCAGgatgaaaaaatgaaatga